Proteins encoded within one genomic window of Scomber japonicus isolate fScoJap1 chromosome 16, fScoJap1.pri, whole genome shotgun sequence:
- the pygl gene encoding glycogen phosphorylase, liver form: MAKPLTDQEKRKQISIRGIVGVENVAELKKGFNRHLHFTLVKDRNIATPRDYYFALAHTVRDHLVGRWIRTQQFYYEADPKRVYYLSLEFYMGRTLQNTMINLGLQNACDEAIYQLGLDMEELEEMEEDAGLGNGGLGRLAACFLDSMATLGLAAYGYGIRYEYGIFNQKIRDGWQVEEADDWLRHGNPWEKARPEYMLPVHFYGRVEETKDGSKWVDTQVVLAMPYDTPIPGYMNNTVNTMRLWSARAPNDFNLRDFNVGDYIEAVLDRNLAENISRVLYPNDNFFEGKELRLKQEYFVVASTLQDIIRRFKTTKKGVPGRTSFESFPDKVAIQLNDTHPAMAIPELMRIFVDIEKLDWDTAWDLTKRTFAYTNHTVLPEALERWPVELLEKLLPRHLQIIYQINQNHLNTIAALYPDDMDKLRKMSLIEEDGCKRVNMAHLCIVGSHAVNGVAEIHSNIIKTDVFRNFSDLEPEKFQNKTNGITPRRWLLLCNPGLAELIAEAIGEDYVKDLSQLQKLNDFVDHAAFIRDVSKVKQDNKVKFAQYLEKEYRVEINPSSMFDVHVKRIHEYKRQLLNCLHIITMYNRIRMNPTAPFVPRTVIIGGKAAPGYHMAKMIIKLITAVGDVVNNDPVVGNKLKVIYLENYRVSLAEKVIPATDLSEQISTAGTEASGTGNMKFMLNGALTIGTMDGANVEMAEEAGEENLFIFGMRVEDVAEMDKKGYDAMSYYKKLPELKQVMDQITSGYFSPKNPDLFKDLTNMLFKHDRFKVFADYEDYMKCQAKVSKLYQNPVEWTKMVIKNIAATGKFSSDRTIAEYATEVWGVEPTDLKIPPPNEPREAFEETARALKK, from the exons ATGGCAAAACCACTCACCGACCAGGAGAAACGCAAGCAGATCAGCATCAGGGGGATTGTGGGAGTGGAGAATGTTGCAGAGCTGAAGAAGGGCTTCAATCGTCACCTGCACTTCACTCTGGTGAAAGACAGAAACATTGCAACACCCAGGGATTATTACTTTGCCCTGGCCCACACTGTGAGAGATCACCTGGTGGGGAGATGGATAAGAACACAGCAGTTTTACTATGAAGCAGACCCAAAG AGGGTGTATTATCTGTCACTGGAGTTCTACATGGGCCGGACGCTGCAAAACACCATGATCAATCTGGGGCTGCAGAATGCCTGCGATGAAGCAATCTATCAG CTTGGCCTGGAtatggaggagctggaggagatggaggaggatgcAGGTCTGGGAAACGGAGGTCTGGGCAGACTGGCAG CATGCTTCTTGGATTCGATGGCCACCTTGGGTCTTGCAGCCTACGGTTATGGCATTCGATATGAATATGGAATCTTTAACCAGAAGATAAGAGACGGCTGGCAG GTGGAGGAGGCAGATGATTGGCTGAGGCATGGAAACCCCTGGGAGAAAGCACGTCCTGAGTACATGTTGCCGGTTCACTTCTATGGACGAGTAGAGGAGACGAAGGATGGCTCCAAATGGGTGGACACTCAG GTGGTCCTGGCGATGCCCTACGACACGCCCATCCCTGGCTACATGAACAACACTGTGAACACCATGAGGTTGTGGTCTGCCCGAGCCCCCAACGACTTTAACCTGAGAGACT TTAATGTTGGAGATTACATCGAGGCTGTTCTGGACAGAAATCTGGCAGAGAACATCTCTCGTGTCCTCTATCCCAACGACAAT TTCTTTGAAGGAAAAGAACTTCGTCTGAAGCAGGAATACTTTGTCGTGGCCTCCACACTCCAAGACATCATCCGTCGCTTCAAGACCACAAAGAAGGGCGTTCCTGGTCGCACATCCTTCGAAAGCTTCCCAGATAAA GTTGCCATCCAGCTGAATGACACTCACCCGGCCATGGCCATCCCTGAGCTGATGAGAATCTTTGTGGACATTGAAAAACTCGACTGGGACACG gcCTGGGATCTCACCAAGCGTACCTTTGCCTACACCAACCACACGGTCCTCCCCGAGGCTCTGGAGCGCTGGCCTGTGGAGCTGCTGGAGAAGCTGCTGCCCAGACACCTGCAGATCATCTACCAGATCAACCAGAACCACCTCAAC ACGATTGCAGCCCTCTATCCAGATGACATGGACAAACTGAGGAAAATGTCTCTGATTGAAGAGGACGGATGCAAGAGGGTGAACATGGCGCATCTGTGCATTGTGGGATCTCACGCTGTTAACGGAGTTGCTGAGATACACTCCAACATCATAAAGACTGATGT TTTCCGTAACTTCAGTGATCTTGAACCAGAGAAGTTTCAGAACAAGACCAACGGCATCACTCCCAGACGCTGGCTGCTGCTCTGCAACCCCGGACTGGCTGAGCTCATAGCTGAG GCGATTGGGGAGGATTATGTGAAGGACCTGAGCCAGCTACAGAAGCTGAATGACTTTGTTGACCATGCTGCCTTCATCCGTGATGTCTCTAAAGTGAAACAG GATAACAAGGTGAAATTTGCCCAGTACCTGGAGAAAGAGTACAGAGTGGAAATAAACCCGTCGTCCATGTTCGACGTCCATGTGAAGCGAATCCACGAGTATAAGAGGCAGCTCCTCAACTGCCTGCACATCATCACCATGTACAACC GCATCAGAATGAACCCCACTGCACCTTTTGTACCTCGAACAGTGATCATCGGGGGCAAG GCTGCTCCTGGGTATCACATGGCGAAGATGATCATCAAGCTGATCACTGCAGTAGGTGATGTGGTGAATAATGACCCTGTGGTGGGAAACAAGCTGAAAGTCATCTACCTGGAGAACTACAGGGTCTCTCTGGCTGAGAAAG TGATACCTGCCACAGATTTGTCAGAGCAGATCTCCACAGCCGGCACTGAAGCTTCAGGAACAGGCAACATGAAGTTCATGCTGAACGGAGCGCTCACCATCGGCACCATGGACGGAGCCAACGTGGAGATGGCCGAGGAGGCTGGAGAGGAGAACCTCTTCATCTTCGGCATGCGGGTGGAGGATGTGGCTGAAATGGACAAAAAGGG ATATGATGCCATGTCTTACTACAAGAAGCTCCCAGAGCTGAAACAAGTGATGGACCAGATCACAAGTGGATAtttcagccccaaaaatccagacCTGTTCAAGGATCTTACGAACATGCTCTTCAAACATGACCG TTTCAAAGTATTTGCAGACTATGAAGACTATATGAAATGCCAAGCGAAAGTCAGCAAACTCTATCAG AATCCAGTCGAGTGGACGAAGATGGTGATCAAGAACATCGCAGCAACAGGAAAGTTTTCCAGTGACAGAACCATCGCAGAGTACGCCACAGAGGTCTGGGGGGTCGAGCCGACCGACCTGAAGATCCCACCTCCAAACGAGCCCAGAGAGGCCTTCGAGGAAACCGCCAGAGCTCTGAAGAAGTAG